One stretch of Rosistilla oblonga DNA includes these proteins:
- a CDS encoding SGNH/GDSL hydrolase family protein: protein MTNRNFKTCWRGIAALAICAATLMPQFPASAADAPEYAPVAAELVRPRGGMGNVLEKLRAGEPVKIAYLGGSITAAAGWRVKTREWFSEQFPQAKVEEIHAAIGGTGSDLGVFRVGRDALQHKPDLMFVEFAVNDGGAAPEQIWKAMEGIVRQTWAANPRTDICFVYTFRTGYENDLGKGMCPRAASAMEMLADHYQIPSINVALKIVELQQAGKLIYKSDQPTEAGIVRFSSDGVHPLDDGHQIYTDVIADAVEQIGKASTPVDHGTKLDKPFVEDHWQAAKMVPLTAAMLSPQWQQLPADNTLAKRFGNRMGTIWEATQPGSKLTFKFRGSIAKLYDLLGPDGGQVLITVDGKPRPKPAPRFDSYCTYHRIATLSVANGLDPNEVHTVTVEVDSQQPDRQSVAFRLKDPETELKQPKYQGTNVRVGQILVLGDVIP, encoded by the coding sequence ATGACAAATAGGAATTTCAAAACTTGTTGGCGTGGGATCGCAGCATTAGCGATCTGCGCGGCGACGCTGATGCCCCAGTTCCCTGCGAGCGCTGCCGACGCACCTGAATACGCTCCGGTCGCCGCGGAACTCGTCCGCCCACGCGGCGGGATGGGAAACGTGCTTGAAAAGCTACGCGCCGGAGAGCCGGTCAAAATTGCTTACCTCGGCGGTTCGATCACCGCCGCGGCTGGATGGCGTGTGAAGACGCGAGAGTGGTTCAGCGAGCAGTTTCCGCAGGCAAAGGTGGAAGAGATCCATGCGGCGATCGGCGGCACAGGTAGCGATCTGGGCGTGTTTCGCGTCGGTCGCGACGCTTTGCAGCACAAACCCGATCTGATGTTCGTCGAATTTGCAGTCAACGACGGCGGTGCGGCACCCGAGCAGATTTGGAAAGCGATGGAGGGAATCGTCCGGCAAACCTGGGCGGCTAATCCACGCACCGACATCTGTTTCGTCTACACCTTCCGCACCGGTTACGAGAACGACCTCGGCAAAGGGATGTGCCCGCGAGCGGCTTCGGCGATGGAGATGCTGGCCGACCACTACCAGATCCCATCGATCAACGTCGCGTTGAAGATCGTCGAACTGCAACAGGCGGGCAAGCTGATCTACAAATCGGATCAACCGACCGAAGCGGGAATCGTGCGATTTTCGTCCGACGGGGTCCATCCGCTCGACGATGGTCATCAAATCTACACCGACGTGATCGCCGACGCTGTCGAGCAGATCGGCAAAGCGTCGACGCCGGTCGATCACGGCACCAAGCTGGACAAGCCATTTGTCGAAGACCATTGGCAGGCGGCGAAAATGGTCCCGCTGACCGCCGCGATGCTTTCACCGCAATGGCAGCAGCTGCCAGCCGACAACACGTTGGCGAAGCGATTCGGAAATCGAATGGGAACGATTTGGGAAGCCACGCAACCGGGCAGCAAGCTGACTTTCAAATTCCGCGGCTCGATCGCCAAGCTGTACGATCTGTTGGGCCCTGACGGCGGGCAGGTACTGATCACTGTCGACGGCAAGCCGCGGCCGAAACCTGCGCCCCGATTCGACAGCTACTGCACCTACCATCGGATCGCAACGTTGTCGGTCGCCAATGGGCTCGATCCGAACGAGGTTCACACGGTGACTGTCGAAGTCGATTCGCAGCAGCCCGACCGACAGAGCGTTGCGTTTCGCTTGAAAGATCCCGAGACGGAACTGAAGCAACCCAAGTACCAAGGAACCAACGTCCGCGTCGGACAGATCCTGGTGCTCGGCGACGTCATCCCTTAG
- the proB gene encoding glutamate 5-kinase, which translates to MSTDINRIEALAAAETLVVKVGTRVLTSPDGCLDRERIAILAEQLCKVMDTGRTVVLVSSGAVGAGIGKLGLTERPRMLADLQAVAAIGQTDLMQAYQHAFAQHGRHAAQVLLTAEDLRNRSSFLNLRNALRQIAAYKAVPIINENDSVAVEELMTTFGDNDRLAASVASLINDAMLVILTDIDGLHTCHPSDPNSKRMSTVETINHEVIAMACDTQNSVSKGGMSSKLVAAQIATSHGHSVIIGPGRDDRVLEKILAGESIGTLFQPEEKPIRGRLRWIDSVAALAGELHVDLGAARAVGERGKSLLAIGIRRVEGIFDRGEVVAIIDPQGNELARGLINYTSEEATKIIGLPSGQIDDVLGHCPFDTVVHCDNIAINNGLPLPR; encoded by the coding sequence TTGTCAACCGACATCAATCGAATTGAAGCACTCGCCGCGGCTGAAACCTTAGTCGTTAAGGTCGGCACGCGCGTTCTAACATCTCCCGACGGCTGTCTCGATCGCGAGCGGATCGCGATCCTCGCCGAACAATTATGCAAAGTCATGGACACCGGGCGTACCGTTGTGCTGGTCAGCAGCGGTGCTGTCGGCGCGGGTATCGGCAAGCTGGGATTGACTGAGCGACCACGGATGCTGGCCGATCTGCAAGCCGTCGCAGCCATCGGGCAAACCGACCTGATGCAAGCCTATCAACACGCCTTCGCCCAACATGGGCGGCACGCAGCACAGGTCCTTTTGACCGCCGAGGATCTGCGAAATCGTTCCAGCTTTTTGAACCTGCGGAATGCGCTGCGACAGATCGCGGCCTATAAAGCGGTTCCGATCATCAACGAAAACGACAGCGTCGCGGTCGAGGAACTGATGACCACCTTTGGCGACAACGATCGCTTAGCCGCTTCGGTCGCCAGTCTGATCAACGATGCGATGTTGGTGATCCTGACCGACATCGACGGCCTGCACACCTGCCACCCCAGCGATCCAAACAGCAAGCGGATGTCGACGGTTGAAACGATCAACCACGAAGTGATCGCGATGGCTTGCGACACACAAAACAGTGTCAGCAAAGGTGGCATGAGCAGCAAACTTGTCGCCGCTCAGATCGCCACCTCCCACGGCCACTCGGTGATCATCGGCCCCGGCCGCGACGATCGCGTGTTGGAAAAGATCTTGGCGGGCGAATCGATCGGAACGCTGTTTCAACCCGAAGAGAAACCGATCCGCGGCCGGTTGCGTTGGATCGATTCGGTCGCGGCACTGGCGGGGGAATTGCACGTCGACCTCGGAGCCGCTCGCGCGGTGGGTGAGCGAGGAAAGAGTTTGCTGGCGATCGGAATCCGCCGCGTCGAGGGAATCTTTGATCGTGGCGAAGTCGTTGCCATCATCGACCCTCAGGGAAATGAACTCGCACGCGGGCTGATCAACTACACTTCCGAGGAAGCGACAAAAATCATCGGCTTGCCAAGCGGTCAGATCGACGACGTCCTGGGGCACTGTCCCTTTGACACCGTGGTCCATTGCGACAACATTGCAATTAACAACGGGCTGCCGCTGCCTCGCTAA
- a CDS encoding right-handed parallel beta-helix repeat-containing protein → MFGLLSIAFAASESMAVDIYVAADAEAAGNGSRGKPFQNLVEARDRIRTARKAGQLDEGVAITVHVAPGTYPVTDSFELKAEDSGTAAAPITYRAQQPGTATISGGITIPASSFVPVTDAAINDRIDTSVRDKIRVADLSQLLPEKVASWKKSFRGAPAGPWLYVDAQPMTLARWPNADAENEGWADFSKAIDSGLAEPDSDDPERRKARPGSFEFNDPRPARWDLDQGVWLLGYWTHDWSDEVIQIGGYDPQNQVIQLAAPHHYGIMAGTWGGSKRRFFAFNVLEELDTPGEWYLDRTARRLYYYPIEAAQPQSIVLATLNKRLVRVEKAEHIKLEGLRFEYGVAGGIELKDTHQIEINGCTIANMSRDGLSISGTENVVRSCELYNLGTSGISLRGGDRKSLTPAKNLVVNTHIHHYGKFQRSYAPGISAHGCGQIVRNNLIHDAPHNAILYGGNEHRFERNEIYRVVMETGDSGAFYTGRDWTSQGNILRHNYIHDLGGGDDKHVNTMGVYLDDCDSGDTIEGNLFVRAGRAIMIGGGRDNHVLNNLVIDCPIGLHLDARGTSWKQWNNPKYSGWNLQAKAEAMNYQSPPWSQRYPNLAKIMDDSPKQPLHNVIQRNVFVDCAKQVCSFNKNVDSVLDKLDIANNLAVNSSGQAEGIATTDGIQGFTNVAGTAEKPIAIEVPDASAESVSLPADPRLTDPLPGFEAIPLDKIGLYQDDYRHNLPTRNEL, encoded by the coding sequence ATGTTCGGTCTGCTTTCGATAGCATTTGCCGCCAGCGAATCGATGGCGGTCGATATCTATGTCGCAGCCGACGCCGAAGCGGCGGGCAATGGAAGTCGCGGCAAGCCGTTCCAGAACCTGGTCGAGGCTCGGGATCGAATTCGCACTGCGCGGAAAGCGGGACAGTTGGACGAGGGTGTTGCGATCACCGTTCACGTCGCTCCGGGAACCTACCCGGTGACCGATTCGTTCGAATTGAAAGCCGAGGACAGCGGCACCGCGGCGGCACCGATCACCTACCGCGCACAGCAACCGGGAACTGCAACGATCAGCGGCGGGATCACGATTCCGGCCTCAAGCTTCGTGCCGGTCACCGACGCCGCGATCAACGATCGGATCGACACATCGGTTCGCGATAAAATCCGCGTGGCCGATCTCTCGCAACTCCTGCCCGAAAAGGTCGCCTCGTGGAAAAAATCGTTCCGCGGCGCACCGGCGGGCCCTTGGCTGTATGTCGACGCGCAGCCGATGACGCTGGCGAGGTGGCCCAATGCCGACGCGGAAAACGAAGGCTGGGCTGATTTTTCAAAAGCTATCGATTCCGGGCTGGCAGAACCCGATTCGGACGACCCTGAACGGCGGAAAGCTCGACCGGGATCATTTGAATTCAATGATCCTCGCCCCGCACGATGGGACTTGGACCAAGGCGTTTGGCTGCTGGGATACTGGACGCACGATTGGTCCGACGAAGTAATCCAAATCGGCGGCTACGATCCGCAGAACCAAGTGATCCAACTGGCGGCACCTCATCACTACGGCATCATGGCTGGCACCTGGGGTGGATCCAAACGCCGCTTCTTCGCCTTCAACGTCTTGGAGGAACTGGACACTCCGGGCGAATGGTATTTGGATCGCACGGCGCGGCGACTGTATTACTACCCGATCGAAGCGGCTCAACCGCAGTCGATCGTGTTGGCGACGCTGAACAAGCGATTGGTTCGCGTGGAAAAAGCGGAGCACATCAAACTGGAAGGCCTTCGATTTGAGTACGGTGTTGCCGGCGGGATCGAACTGAAAGATACGCACCAGATCGAGATAAACGGTTGCACGATCGCCAACATGTCCCGCGATGGCCTTTCGATTTCGGGAACCGAAAACGTCGTCCGCTCTTGCGAGCTTTACAACCTTGGCACCTCGGGCATTTCACTGCGTGGAGGCGATCGCAAGTCGCTGACGCCGGCCAAAAACTTGGTAGTCAACACCCACATCCATCACTACGGCAAGTTCCAACGCAGCTACGCCCCCGGGATCAGCGCCCACGGGTGCGGGCAGATCGTCCGCAACAACTTGATCCACGACGCGCCACACAACGCGATCTTGTACGGTGGCAACGAACATCGCTTTGAACGCAATGAGATCTATCGCGTCGTGATGGAAACCGGCGATTCGGGAGCGTTCTACACCGGACGCGACTGGACCAGCCAAGGCAACATCCTGCGGCATAATTACATCCACGACCTCGGTGGCGGCGACGACAAGCACGTCAACACGATGGGCGTCTATCTCGACGACTGCGACAGTGGCGACACGATCGAAGGAAACCTCTTCGTTCGAGCCGGACGCGCGATCATGATCGGCGGCGGACGCGACAATCACGTGCTCAACAACTTGGTGATCGATTGCCCGATCGGCCTACATCTGGATGCTCGCGGAACCAGTTGGAAACAGTGGAATAATCCCAAATACTCGGGTTGGAATCTGCAAGCCAAAGCCGAAGCGATGAATTACCAATCACCGCCGTGGAGCCAACGGTATCCGAACCTGGCGAAGATCATGGACGATTCGCCTAAACAGCCGCTGCACAACGTGATCCAACGCAACGTTTTTGTCGATTGCGCCAAACAAGTTTGCAGCTTCAACAAAAACGTCGACTCGGTTTTGGACAAGCTCGATATCGCCAACAACCTCGCTGTAAACAGCTCGGGCCAGGCCGAAGGGATCGCGACGACCGACGGGATCCAAGGTTTCACTAACGTTGCCGGAACCGCCGAAAAACCGATCGCGATCGAGGTTCCCGACGCGTCCGCCGAATCGGTCTCGCTGCCAGCCGATCCGCGATTGACCGATCCGCTGCCCGGCTTCGAAGCGATCCCGCTGGACAAGATCGGATTATATCAAGACGACTACCGACACAATCTCCCCACACGAAACGAACTCTAG
- a CDS encoding DUF1501 domain-containing protein — protein sequence MNFSRRQLLKTTGAGFGSLALASLLAEESQGSNLPGLSGSERAPHFAPRARRVIFLFMKGGPSHMDTFDYKPQLQKDDGKPLPFEKPRVQFAPTGNLLGSPWKFKRYGESGIAVSELFPHVAECVDDLCIINSMYGSNSAHGGACLKIHTGSDVFVRPSMGSWISYGLGTENQNLPGFITICPTLAHGGTKNWSSAFLPASHTGIPLGNASQPSDQARVKYMQNANLDRASQRMQLELMQSMNQNFLDSTGPDSALEARIKSFELAFRMQTEMPDALDLAAETKPTHDLYGLDDPKTADFGRQCLMARRFVERGVRFVQVTHSNTEVQWDQHGSLRKGHEQNAKEVDKPIAGLLRDLKARGLLKDTLVLWGGEFGRTPTCQGSGNDGRDHNPEGFTMWMAGAGVRPGIQYGATDDYGYYATVDKVHVHDLHATLLHLMGLDHTRLTYRHAGRDFRLTDVAGKVVKGILT from the coding sequence ATGAATTTTTCACGACGACAACTATTGAAGACGACCGGAGCGGGTTTCGGATCGCTGGCCTTGGCATCGCTGTTGGCTGAAGAGTCGCAGGGAAGCAACCTGCCCGGACTGTCGGGTTCCGAACGGGCGCCTCACTTTGCACCGCGTGCCCGCCGGGTGATCTTTCTGTTTATGAAAGGTGGTCCATCGCACATGGACACCTTCGATTACAAGCCGCAGTTGCAGAAGGACGATGGCAAGCCGTTGCCCTTCGAAAAGCCGCGGGTCCAGTTTGCACCGACCGGTAATCTGCTAGGATCGCCGTGGAAGTTCAAGCGGTACGGCGAGAGTGGGATCGCGGTCAGCGAGCTGTTCCCGCATGTCGCAGAATGTGTCGACGATCTGTGCATTATCAATTCGATGTACGGTTCCAATTCGGCTCACGGCGGTGCCTGTCTGAAGATCCACACCGGCAGTGACGTGTTTGTGCGGCCGAGCATGGGATCGTGGATCTCGTATGGCTTGGGAACGGAAAACCAGAACCTGCCGGGCTTCATCACGATCTGTCCGACTTTGGCTCATGGCGGCACCAAAAACTGGAGCTCCGCGTTCCTGCCCGCCAGTCACACTGGGATTCCGCTGGGGAACGCTAGTCAGCCGTCGGATCAAGCTCGCGTCAAATATATGCAGAACGCGAATCTCGACCGAGCGAGCCAGCGGATGCAGTTGGAACTGATGCAATCGATGAACCAGAACTTCCTCGATTCGACCGGCCCCGATTCCGCATTGGAAGCGAGGATCAAATCGTTCGAGTTGGCGTTCCGGATGCAGACCGAAATGCCCGACGCGTTGGATCTCGCGGCGGAGACAAAACCCACGCACGATCTGTACGGACTGGATGATCCGAAGACCGCCGACTTTGGCCGCCAGTGCCTGATGGCGCGGCGATTTGTCGAGCGTGGCGTGCGGTTTGTGCAAGTCACGCACAGCAATACCGAGGTCCAATGGGACCAGCACGGTTCGCTGCGGAAGGGGCACGAGCAGAACGCGAAAGAGGTCGACAAACCGATCGCCGGTCTGTTGCGCGATCTTAAGGCTCGCGGCCTGTTGAAGGATACGCTGGTCCTGTGGGGAGGCGAATTCGGTCGGACGCCGACCTGCCAGGGGAGCGGCAACGACGGCCGCGATCACAATCCCGAAGGCTTCACGATGTGGATGGCCGGTGCCGGAGTGCGGCCCGGGATTCAGTATGGTGCGACCGACGATTACGGCTATTACGCTACCGTCGATAAGGTCCACGTGCACGATCTTCACGCCACGCTTTTGCATCTGATGGGCTTGGATCACACGCGGCTGACCTACCGCCACGCCGGCCGCGATTTCCGGTTGACCGACGTCGCTGGTAAAGTCGTGAAAGGAATTTTGACGTAG
- the egtD gene encoding L-histidine N(alpha)-methyltransferase, which yields MQPLHRFPPTQPHCSTATADASDAEFLQDVLAGLSKSQKHLPCKYFYDERGSKLFDQICELDSYYPTRTETGIMVDNAEAIGRRLGPEAVLVEYGSGSSTKTRQLLDHLQNPTAYIPVDISEDHLLATAERLKADYPDLDIHPIVADFTQGFEIPTAYRDSQLTVYFPGSTIGNLEPDAAIELLRTIARQCDSHGGLLIGVDLDKAEQVLLDAYDDDLGVTAEFNLNLLHRINRQLNGNFAVDKFRHVAIYNAAKARIEIYLESRCDQAVAIGDAQFTFAEGERILTEYSHKYDVSSFADLARHAGLSVDEVWTDPRDDFAVMHFSAT from the coding sequence ATGCAACCACTCCATCGATTCCCACCGACGCAACCGCACTGCAGCACCGCGACGGCGGACGCCTCGGACGCCGAATTTCTGCAAGATGTCCTGGCTGGGCTCTCAAAAAGTCAGAAACATTTGCCCTGCAAATATTTCTACGATGAACGCGGTTCGAAGCTGTTCGATCAGATCTGCGAACTCGACAGCTATTATCCGACGCGGACCGAAACGGGAATCATGGTCGACAACGCTGAAGCGATCGGCAGACGCTTAGGGCCCGAAGCCGTTCTCGTCGAATACGGCAGCGGCAGCAGCACCAAGACGCGGCAGCTGTTGGATCATTTGCAGAACCCGACCGCCTACATTCCCGTCGACATCTCCGAAGACCATTTGTTAGCGACCGCCGAGCGTTTGAAAGCGGATTACCCCGATCTGGACATCCATCCGATCGTCGCCGATTTCACCCAGGGCTTTGAAATCCCGACAGCCTACCGCGACTCGCAGCTGACCGTCTATTTCCCAGGATCGACGATTGGCAATCTCGAACCCGATGCCGCGATCGAACTATTGCGGACGATCGCGAGGCAGTGCGATTCGCATGGCGGTCTGTTGATCGGCGTCGATTTGGACAAAGCCGAACAAGTGCTGTTGGATGCCTACGACGACGATCTCGGCGTCACCGCCGAATTCAATCTCAATCTACTGCATCGCATCAACCGCCAGCTGAACGGGAATTTTGCTGTCGACAAGTTCCGCCACGTCGCGATCTACAACGCGGCAAAGGCTCGGATCGAGATCTACTTGGAGAGTCGTTGTGATCAAGCGGTTGCGATCGGCGACGCCCAGTTCACGTTTGCTGAAGGGGAACGCATTCTGACCGAATACTCGCACAAATACGACGTCTCCAGCTTCGCCGACCTCGCCCGCCACGCGGGTCTGAGCGTCGATGAGGTCTGGACCGACCCACGCGACGATTTTGCAGTAATGCACTTCAGCGCCACGTAA
- a CDS encoding PSD1 and planctomycete cytochrome C domain-containing protein produces MKTLVLTTACLAVGNLAWADDPVDAAAKPSDAPVDAAKQMAFFETKIRPLLAERCYDCHDENTAESELRVDTYEGMITGGLAGPALIPGKPQGSLIVAAVGYRDSTLQMPPDEKLSDAEIADLTRWVEMGAPHPGRDGMQTIKPRGDVDLEKGRQHWAFRPVAKVDPPTVNQTSPAIAAEERRDEPVRHPIDAFLLSRLEAEGLQRVPAADKRTLIRRATFDLTGLPPTPADIENFLADDSEEAFANVIDRLLSSPHYGERWGRHWLDVARYADSNGLDENVVHGHAWRYRDYVVNAFNKDKPYNEFVVEQLAGDLLPPRDEIAREHERLIATGYLVLGPKVLAEQDEAKMEMDIIDEQLDTIGRSMLGLTLGCARCHTHKFDPISHHDYYGLAGIFKSTKSMDSYKTVAKWHENLIETPEEEQRYNEHLAEVAAQEKKIAEVIAEATKLLEKPDSELALAEREKKFPAETTAVLKAERETLKKLKDSAPERPMAMGVIDGEVADTSVHLRGSHLTLGDVVPRRFPEVLASTDQPPLPPETSGRLQFAQWLTDGQHPLTARVMANRIWHGHFGKGLVTTVDNFGLQGAPPTHPELLDWLANQFVESGWSIKTMHRTIMLSEAYQRSSQHDPKNVEADPGNSLYWRFNLRRLEAEAIRDSLLAVSGQLDRTVGGNISQYKNREYVFNHTSQDKSTYDSYRRSIYVPVIRNHLYDMFQLFDYSDASVLNGNRNVSTIAPQALFLMNSEWVSELALSIADRLLQDSSDPAARIDQLYMQSFGRPATADERDRSLDFVSQFASLSKTSTDREEAERQAWQRLCQAIVASSEFVYIR; encoded by the coding sequence TTGAAAACGCTCGTTCTGACAACCGCCTGCCTGGCGGTTGGCAATCTGGCTTGGGCCGACGATCCGGTCGATGCCGCTGCCAAACCGAGCGACGCCCCCGTCGATGCTGCCAAGCAGATGGCGTTCTTCGAAACGAAGATCCGCCCGTTGTTGGCGGAGCGTTGTTACGATTGCCACGATGAGAACACGGCGGAATCGGAACTGCGAGTCGATACGTATGAAGGGATGATCACCGGCGGTTTGGCCGGGCCCGCTTTGATCCCCGGAAAGCCGCAGGGCAGTTTGATCGTCGCAGCGGTCGGTTATCGCGACAGCACGTTGCAGATGCCGCCCGATGAAAAGCTGTCCGACGCAGAGATCGCCGACCTGACGCGATGGGTCGAAATGGGAGCACCTCACCCCGGCCGCGACGGGATGCAAACGATCAAGCCACGCGGCGATGTCGATCTGGAAAAGGGACGACAACACTGGGCATTCCGCCCGGTCGCGAAGGTCGATCCGCCGACGGTCAACCAAACCAGCCCGGCGATCGCGGCTGAAGAGCGTCGCGACGAACCGGTTCGGCATCCGATCGATGCATTCCTGCTGTCGCGACTGGAAGCCGAGGGGCTGCAACGGGTTCCCGCAGCCGACAAGAGGACACTGATTCGCCGCGCCACGTTCGATCTGACCGGGCTGCCACCAACGCCGGCGGATATCGAGAATTTCTTGGCCGATGATTCGGAGGAAGCGTTCGCCAACGTGATCGATCGCTTGCTGTCGTCGCCGCATTATGGTGAGCGTTGGGGCCGGCACTGGTTAGATGTCGCCCGATACGCCGATTCCAACGGGTTGGACGAAAATGTTGTCCATGGCCACGCATGGCGTTACCGCGATTATGTCGTCAACGCGTTTAACAAAGACAAGCCGTACAATGAATTTGTTGTCGAGCAACTCGCCGGCGATCTCTTGCCACCGCGAGACGAGATCGCTCGCGAGCACGAGCGTCTGATCGCAACAGGCTACCTGGTGTTGGGGCCCAAGGTTTTGGCGGAACAGGATGAAGCCAAGATGGAGATGGACATCATCGATGAACAGCTCGACACGATCGGCCGCAGCATGCTGGGGCTGACTCTTGGATGCGCTCGCTGCCACACGCACAAGTTTGATCCGATCAGCCACCACGACTACTACGGGCTGGCCGGGATCTTCAAAAGCACCAAGAGCATGGACAGCTACAAGACGGTAGCGAAGTGGCACGAAAATCTGATCGAGACGCCGGAAGAAGAACAGCGTTACAACGAGCATCTCGCCGAAGTCGCCGCGCAAGAAAAGAAGATCGCGGAAGTCATCGCCGAGGCGACGAAGCTGTTGGAGAAACCGGACAGCGAATTGGCGTTAGCTGAGCGTGAGAAAAAGTTCCCCGCCGAAACAACGGCTGTTCTGAAAGCCGAACGCGAGACGCTGAAGAAGCTGAAGGATTCGGCTCCCGAACGTCCGATGGCGATGGGAGTAATCGATGGCGAAGTCGCCGACACGAGTGTTCATCTGCGAGGCAGCCATTTAACGCTGGGCGATGTCGTGCCGCGTCGGTTCCCCGAGGTGCTGGCGTCGACCGACCAGCCGCCATTGCCGCCGGAGACCAGCGGTCGGCTGCAGTTCGCCCAATGGTTGACTGACGGCCAACATCCGCTGACGGCACGTGTGATGGCCAACCGAATCTGGCACGGCCATTTTGGCAAGGGGCTGGTGACAACTGTCGACAACTTTGGTTTGCAAGGGGCTCCTCCGACGCATCCGGAACTGTTGGATTGGCTTGCGAATCAATTTGTTGAATCGGGCTGGTCGATCAAGACGATGCATCGCACGATCATGCTCTCGGAGGCCTATCAACGCAGCAGCCAACACGATCCTAAGAACGTGGAAGCCGATCCAGGCAACTCGCTGTACTGGCGGTTCAACCTTCGCCGGTTGGAGGCCGAAGCGATCCGCGACAGTCTGTTGGCGGTTAGTGGCCAATTGGACCGGACCGTTGGCGGCAACATCTCGCAGTACAAAAACCGCGAGTATGTCTTCAACCACACCTCGCAAGATAAATCGACCTACGACAGCTATCGTCGTTCGATTTACGTCCCGGTGATTCGGAACCATCTGTACGACATGTTCCAGTTGTTCGATTACAGCGACGCGAGCGTGCTCAACGGAAATCGCAACGTCAGCACGATCGCACCGCAAGCGTTGTTCCTGATGAACTCCGAATGGGTCTCCGAGCTCGCGCTGTCGATCGCCGATCGCTTGCTGCAGGACAGCAGCGATCCCGCCGCGCGGATCGATCAGCTGTACATGCAGTCGTTTGGCCGGCCGGCGACCGCCGACGAACGAGACCGCTCGCTCGACTTTGTTTCGCAGTTCGCATCGCTATCGAAAACGTCGACCGACCGCGAGGAAGCGGAACGTCAGGCGTGGCAGCGGTTGTGCCAAGCGATTGTTGCATCCAGTGAATTTGTTTACATCCGATAG